A window from Planococcus maritimus encodes these proteins:
- a CDS encoding glycoside hydrolase family 13 protein: MTEWWKKSTVYQIYPRSFMDSDGDGIGDIQGIISKLDYLAELGVDVLWLSPVYDSPNDDNGYDIRDYQKIMSEFGTMDDFDQMLQGIHARGMRLVMDLVVNHTSDEHVWFTERPDYYIWKNEPNNWRSFFSGSTWQFDEARQQYYLHLFSKKQPDLNWENEELRDEVYQMMRWWLDKGVDGFRMDVINMISKDQDFPDGIEGDGTPHFFNGPRVHEFLQEMNTKALADYDIVTVGEMPGATTEDAKLYTGPGRKELNMIFTFEHMNLDEGPSGKWELQPLHLPDLKENLEKWQVELFGKGWNSLYWNNHDQPRIVSRFGNDGPYRKESAKMLATCLHFLQGTPYIYQGEELGMTNVAFSAIDEYRDIETLNMYQEKRAQGIPHEELLESIHAKGRDNARTPMQWDASENAGFTKGEPWISVNPNYPDINAADREEEDSVFNYYRKLIALRKDLDVIAEGEFNLLHRDDEEIFAYTRKTADEQLTVYCNFSETSRELPLPKGRLLIGNYPDSALQEPIELRPYEALCFYDKDRKVKE, encoded by the coding sequence ATGACGGAATGGTGGAAAAAATCAACAGTGTATCAGATTTACCCGAGAAGTTTCATGGATTCAGACGGTGATGGAATTGGGGATATCCAAGGCATCATCAGCAAACTGGATTATTTGGCGGAACTTGGCGTTGACGTATTGTGGCTATCGCCTGTCTATGATTCGCCGAATGATGACAATGGCTATGATATCCGCGATTACCAAAAAATTATGAGTGAGTTTGGAACGATGGACGATTTTGACCAAATGCTCCAAGGCATTCACGCGCGCGGAATGCGGCTGGTCATGGATTTAGTTGTCAATCACACTTCCGACGAACACGTATGGTTTACAGAACGACCTGATTACTACATATGGAAAAACGAGCCGAACAATTGGCGTTCGTTTTTCAGCGGTTCTACTTGGCAATTTGACGAAGCGAGACAGCAATATTATTTGCATTTGTTTTCCAAAAAGCAACCAGACTTAAACTGGGAAAATGAAGAACTGCGGGATGAAGTATATCAAATGATGCGCTGGTGGCTGGATAAAGGGGTCGATGGCTTCCGCATGGACGTCATCAATATGATTTCCAAAGACCAGGATTTCCCGGACGGCATCGAAGGCGATGGCACGCCACATTTTTTCAATGGGCCTCGCGTCCACGAATTTTTGCAGGAGATGAACACAAAAGCGCTCGCTGATTACGATATCGTCACTGTCGGGGAAATGCCAGGCGCGACGACAGAAGACGCGAAATTGTACACAGGTCCCGGGCGCAAGGAGCTCAATATGATTTTCACCTTTGAGCATATGAACTTAGATGAGGGACCGAGCGGCAAATGGGAGCTTCAGCCGCTTCATTTGCCGGATTTAAAGGAAAACCTGGAGAAATGGCAAGTGGAGCTTTTCGGAAAAGGCTGGAATAGCTTGTATTGGAACAATCACGATCAGCCGCGCATCGTCTCGCGCTTTGGAAACGATGGGCCATACAGAAAAGAGTCGGCGAAAATGCTCGCCACTTGTCTTCATTTCCTGCAAGGGACGCCGTATATTTATCAAGGGGAAGAACTTGGCATGACCAATGTGGCGTTTTCAGCTATTGACGAGTACCGGGACATCGAAACTCTGAATATGTATCAGGAAAAGCGGGCTCAAGGTATTCCACATGAAGAGCTGCTGGAATCGATTCACGCAAAAGGCCGAGATAATGCGAGAACGCCGATGCAATGGGATGCTTCTGAAAATGCCGGGTTCACAAAAGGCGAGCCGTGGATTTCCGTTAACCCGAATTATCCGGACATCAATGCTGCCGATCGCGAGGAAGAAGATTCAGTTTTCAACTATTACCGGAAATTGATCGCGCTTCGCAAAGATTTGGACGTGATTGCAGAAGGCGAGTTCAATTTATTGCATCGGGATGATGAAGAAATTTTTGCTTATACACGGAAAACGGCAGATGAGCAATTGACGGTGTACTGCAACTTCTCCGAAACGTCGCGTGAATTGCCCTTGCCTAAGGGCCGTCTGTTGATTGGCAATTATCCGGATTCAGCACTGCAGGAACCGATAGAGCTTAGACCGTATGAAGCACTATGCTTTTATGATAAGGACAGGAAAGTAAAAGAATGA
- a CDS encoding LacI family DNA-binding transcriptional regulator yields the protein MAITIKDVAKLAEVSPATVSRVIADHPKITPKTKRKVRLAMDELGYYPNFQARNLVAQKSKAIGVVMENSTTLAFQNPFFPEVLRGISVSAHQSQYGLYLSTSATEQEIYEEVVAMTQGKRVDGVILLYSKIDDKILDYLLANGVPFSVVGRPYTRPDAISYVDNDNVAIAKEVVDHLISLGHRDISFVGGASDFIVSSDRLCGYRQALAEAEIPFTPEYVVTQEAMEGQEQQAICKLMKQKKPPTAIVTHDDLVAYEVISYLEDLNIAVPADVSIVGFNNHTLSSHLKPPLSTVDISIFDLGLEAANLVLEKINDGNAAPRNIVVPATLIERASCQSL from the coding sequence ATGGCGATCACAATTAAAGATGTTGCGAAACTAGCGGAAGTTTCGCCGGCGACGGTTTCCCGGGTTATTGCGGATCATCCGAAGATCACTCCGAAAACAAAACGCAAAGTAAGGCTGGCGATGGACGAGCTCGGCTATTATCCAAACTTCCAGGCACGCAATTTGGTGGCGCAAAAAAGCAAGGCGATTGGCGTCGTCATGGAGAATTCCACAACGCTCGCTTTTCAAAATCCATTTTTCCCGGAAGTCTTGCGCGGTATTTCGGTCAGTGCCCATCAGAGCCAGTACGGTTTGTATTTATCAACCAGCGCGACAGAACAGGAAATCTACGAAGAAGTCGTGGCGATGACACAAGGCAAGCGCGTCGATGGCGTTATCTTGCTGTATTCTAAAATTGATGATAAAATCTTGGACTACCTACTAGCGAATGGCGTGCCGTTTTCCGTCGTTGGACGGCCTTATACACGTCCGGATGCCATTTCTTATGTAGATAATGACAATGTCGCCATTGCGAAGGAAGTGGTAGATCATTTGATATCACTGGGCCACCGGGATATTTCGTTCGTCGGGGGGGCTTCTGATTTCATCGTGTCTTCGGACCGCTTGTGTGGTTATCGGCAAGCCTTGGCTGAAGCCGAAATTCCGTTCACACCGGAATATGTGGTCACGCAAGAAGCGATGGAAGGCCAAGAACAACAAGCCATCTGCAAGCTGATGAAACAGAAAAAGCCGCCGACTGCTATCGTCACACATGACGATTTGGTCGCCTATGAAGTGATTAGTTATTTGGAGGATTTGAACATCGCTGTACCGGCAGATGTATCGATTGTTGGGTTCAATAATCATACCTTGTCGAGCCACTTAAAGCCGCCACTCAGCACGGTGGATATTTCGATTTTTGACCTTGGTTTGGAAGCTGCGAATTTAGTACTGGAAAAAATAAACGATGGCAATGCAGCCCCGCGGAACATCGTCGTTCCAGCGACTTTGATCGAAAGGGCTTCTTGTCAAAGTCTTTGA
- a CDS encoding carbohydrate ABC transporter permease: MRTRDLSYWLFLAPVLLALGLVVVVPMVLGLFYSFTAWNGIQTGEFVGFQNYINLFTDERFLDSLWFTTKFSVVSVILINFIGLSLALIVTSKIKTSSLLRTTFFMPNLIGGLILGFIWQFIFLKVFASVGEAVGMESLQAWLSTTETGFWGLVILMSWQMAGYIMVIYIAYLEGLPNELIEAAEIDGASTIQRFRYIIFPLVAPAFTVSMFLTLSNTFKLYDQNLSLTAGGPYNSTEMVAMEIFKTAFVQNAFAYAQAKAIIFFLIVAVIALVQVYINKRREVEM, translated from the coding sequence ATGCGTACACGGGATCTTTCCTATTGGTTGTTTTTAGCGCCGGTGCTGTTGGCACTTGGCTTGGTCGTAGTGGTGCCCATGGTGCTTGGGCTTTTCTATTCATTCACGGCATGGAATGGCATTCAAACCGGCGAATTTGTCGGATTTCAGAACTACATAAACTTGTTTACAGATGAGCGTTTCCTTGATTCGCTTTGGTTCACGACGAAATTTTCGGTCGTCTCCGTGATTTTGATCAACTTCATCGGGCTGTCGCTCGCGTTGATCGTCACGTCCAAGATCAAGACCAGCAGTTTGCTGCGGACGACGTTCTTCATGCCGAACTTGATCGGCGGCTTGATCCTCGGTTTTATCTGGCAGTTCATTTTCCTAAAAGTGTTTGCGAGCGTCGGCGAAGCAGTCGGCATGGAAAGCTTGCAGGCGTGGCTGTCAACGACGGAAACCGGGTTTTGGGGCTTGGTCATTTTGATGAGCTGGCAAATGGCCGGATACATTATGGTTATCTACATTGCTTATTTGGAAGGCTTGCCGAATGAATTGATCGAAGCGGCGGAAATTGACGGCGCCTCGACGATCCAGCGCTTCCGCTACATCATCTTCCCACTCGTCGCACCGGCTTTTACCGTCAGCATGTTCCTGACCTTGTCGAATACTTTTAAACTATACGACCAGAACTTGTCACTGACAGCAGGTGGGCCATACAACTCGACGGAAATGGTCGCAATGGAAATTTTCAAGACTGCGTTCGTGCAAAATGCCTTCGCCTATGCGCAGGCAAAAGCGATCATTTTCTTCTTGATCGTTGCGGTCATCGCACTTGTTCAAGTGTATATCAATAAACGCCGGGAGGTCGAAATGTAA
- a CDS encoding ROK family protein: MNNVIGVDIGGTKIRMGVIDAEGRILAERQVKTQFPLYPYLERQVLQFLEEHPTVSAIGIGTHGFVDPKAGSIVFAGDMLPGWTGTEVKSPLEKATGRPVEVENDANCAALAEAKFGAARGLGRVVCITLGTGLGGGIIWDGKLLSGGTHGGAAELGHMTLYPNGSRCACGRLGCAEQYLSGTALVRRIREAGLSVTPPELFEMARSDSQAQKLVAEFTEDLAIYISSLQAIFDMDMLIIGGGVSESASAWIDALNSRLATMLLNPLPVEIARFENDAGMLGAALLVLDR, from the coding sequence ATGAATAACGTCATCGGGGTAGATATCGGCGGAACGAAAATCCGCATGGGGGTCATTGATGCAGAAGGGCGGATACTCGCAGAGCGTCAAGTGAAAACGCAGTTTCCGTTGTATCCATATTTAGAGCGCCAAGTCTTGCAGTTTTTAGAAGAACATCCCACTGTGTCTGCAATTGGCATCGGCACGCACGGGTTTGTCGATCCGAAAGCAGGAAGTATTGTATTCGCGGGCGATATGCTGCCTGGCTGGACAGGGACAGAAGTCAAATCGCCCTTGGAAAAAGCAACTGGACGGCCCGTAGAAGTAGAGAACGATGCCAATTGCGCGGCGCTTGCTGAAGCGAAATTCGGTGCTGCACGGGGATTGGGGCGTGTTGTCTGTATCACGCTCGGCACGGGGCTCGGGGGCGGTATCATTTGGGACGGCAAACTGTTGAGCGGTGGGACGCATGGCGGGGCTGCAGAACTGGGGCATATGACTTTATATCCGAACGGCTCACGCTGCGCTTGCGGTCGCCTTGGCTGTGCGGAGCAGTATCTATCTGGCACCGCACTGGTGCGACGCATTCGGGAAGCGGGATTGTCAGTCACGCCGCCCGAATTGTTTGAAATGGCAAGAAGCGATTCCCAAGCACAAAAGCTGGTCGCCGAATTTACCGAAGACTTGGCTATTTATATCAGTAGCTTACAGGCTATATTCGATATGGATATGCTCATCATTGGCGGAGGGGTATCGGAATCAGCCTCAGCTTGGATCGATGCGTTGAACAGTCGTTTGGCAACCATGCTGCTAAATCCGCTGCCTGTCGAAATAGCGCGATTCGAGAACGACGCTGGCATGCTCGGGGCAGCGCTGCTCGTGCTGGATCGATAA
- a CDS encoding glycoside hydrolase family 13 protein, which translates to MKKTWWKEAVAYQVYPRSFNDSNGDGIGDINGVTEKLDYLKELGIDVIWICPMYKSPNDDNGYDISDYQEIMDELGTMEDFDRLLEEVHARGMKLIIDLVINHTSDEHPWFLESRSSLDNPKRDWYIWRDRPTNWESIFGGPAWELDEKTGQYYLHIFSKKQPDLNWENKEVREELYKMVNWWLDKGIDGFRVDAISHIKKDFSDLPIEEGKPWVPAWEKMMNVDGIQPLLAELRDETFAKYDIMTVGEANGVYAEDIDEWISEEEGKFDMVFQFEDLTLWDNDVKQGINVNDLKTVLTRWQKAVDGVGWNALFIENHDKPRVVSTWGNDGEYWRESATALACMYFFMQGTPFIYQGQEIGMTNAPFEEIHHYDDVHTHNLYFYNLAEGMEHDAIMTLLKSTSRDHSRTPMQWNAEENAGFTTGKPWLQMNPNFEWLNVESQQQDPSSVFSFYKQMISLRKNMEVLVYGSYDLAETDCEDVYAYTRTHGNEQVLVLSNLGSTACAWQEPKGAELLLANYQDRDAHQLKPYEARVYKLA; encoded by the coding sequence ATGAAGAAAACATGGTGGAAAGAGGCCGTGGCGTACCAAGTCTATCCGCGCAGCTTCAACGACTCGAATGGAGACGGCATCGGAGATATCAATGGCGTCACGGAAAAACTGGATTATTTAAAAGAACTTGGCATCGATGTCATCTGGATTTGCCCGATGTACAAATCACCAAATGACGATAATGGTTATGACATCAGCGATTATCAGGAGATCATGGACGAACTTGGAACGATGGAAGACTTCGATCGCTTGCTGGAGGAAGTGCATGCACGCGGGATGAAATTGATCATCGATCTTGTCATCAATCATACGAGTGATGAGCATCCGTGGTTTTTGGAATCACGTTCATCGCTCGATAATCCAAAACGCGACTGGTATATCTGGCGCGATCGCCCAACCAATTGGGAAAGTATTTTCGGCGGCCCTGCATGGGAATTGGATGAGAAGACCGGGCAATATTATTTGCACATCTTCTCGAAAAAACAGCCGGACTTGAACTGGGAAAACAAAGAAGTACGTGAAGAGCTCTACAAAATGGTTAATTGGTGGCTCGATAAAGGCATCGATGGATTCCGCGTCGACGCCATTAGCCACATTAAGAAAGATTTCAGCGATTTGCCGATCGAAGAAGGCAAACCGTGGGTGCCGGCATGGGAGAAAATGATGAATGTCGATGGCATCCAGCCGCTGCTTGCGGAATTGCGCGATGAGACCTTCGCAAAATACGACATTATGACAGTCGGTGAAGCGAACGGTGTCTATGCAGAAGATATTGACGAATGGATTAGCGAAGAAGAAGGCAAATTCGACATGGTCTTCCAATTTGAAGATTTGACGCTTTGGGACAACGATGTCAAACAAGGCATCAACGTCAACGACTTGAAAACCGTCTTGACGCGCTGGCAAAAAGCAGTCGATGGCGTCGGCTGGAATGCGTTGTTTATCGAAAACCACGACAAGCCGCGCGTTGTCTCTACGTGGGGCAACGACGGCGAGTATTGGCGCGAAAGTGCAACAGCGCTCGCTTGTATGTATTTCTTCATGCAAGGGACGCCGTTCATTTACCAAGGCCAGGAAATCGGCATGACCAATGCGCCGTTCGAGGAAATCCATCATTATGACGATGTCCATACGCATAATTTGTATTTCTATAATTTGGCGGAAGGCATGGAACACGATGCCATCATGACTTTATTGAAATCGACCAGCCGCGACCATTCCCGCACGCCGATGCAATGGAACGCAGAGGAAAATGCCGGATTCACAACAGGTAAGCCGTGGCTGCAGATGAACCCGAATTTCGAATGGCTGAATGTCGAGAGCCAACAACAGGATCCAAGCTCCGTTTTCTCGTTTTATAAACAGATGATTTCTTTGCGCAAGAACATGGAGGTCTTGGTGTATGGCAGCTACGATTTGGCTGAAACCGACTGTGAGGACGTTTACGCTTATACCCGCACACATGGAAACGAACAAGTCCTTGTCCTTTCAAACCTGGGAAGCACTGCGTGTGCTTGGCAGGAACCGAAAGGCGCGGAACTCCTGCTCGCGAACTATCAAGACCGTGATGCCCATCAACTAAAACCGTATGAAGCAAGAGTGTACAAGCTCGCTTGA
- a CDS encoding carbohydrate ABC transporter permease, which produces MRNRWNIKVEVLGILLAILWLLPFYLMFVNSFKSKKEIFLDTTSPPEAWSFDNYITAFQELDFLRTLFNSLLITVISVVLIVLFSAMAAYALSRAKSKMSTFLFFLFVSAMLIPFQSVMIPLVTVFGQFDMLNRGGLIFMYIGFGASLSIFLYHGALNNVPKSLDEAAKIDGANRWQVFWHIIFPVLKPITVTVAILNIIWIWNDYLLPSLVINTTGSETIPLKMFFFFGEYTKQWHLALAGLTLAIIPVIVFYFFAQRSIIKGVSDGAVK; this is translated from the coding sequence ATGCGCAACCGCTGGAATATAAAAGTCGAAGTGCTTGGCATTTTGCTGGCGATCCTTTGGTTATTGCCGTTTTACTTAATGTTCGTCAATTCCTTTAAATCGAAAAAAGAAATCTTTCTCGATACGACGAGCCCTCCAGAAGCTTGGAGTTTCGATAATTACATCACGGCCTTCCAGGAGCTCGATTTTCTTAGAACTTTGTTCAATTCTTTATTGATCACCGTCATTAGTGTCGTGTTGATCGTCTTGTTCTCGGCGATGGCTGCTTACGCGTTATCACGGGCCAAAAGCAAGATGTCCACTTTCTTGTTCTTCCTGTTCGTCTCAGCAATGCTCATCCCGTTTCAATCGGTCATGATTCCACTTGTCACGGTGTTCGGCCAATTCGACATGCTGAACCGTGGCGGGCTCATTTTCATGTACATTGGCTTTGGTGCGAGCTTGTCGATTTTCCTGTATCATGGGGCTTTAAACAATGTTCCAAAGTCGCTCGATGAGGCGGCAAAAATAGACGGGGCGAACCGTTGGCAAGTGTTTTGGCATATCATTTTCCCGGTTCTCAAGCCGATCACGGTCACGGTCGCGATACTCAATATCATCTGGATTTGGAATGATTACCTGTTGCCATCGCTAGTTATCAATACGACGGGCAGCGAAACAATTCCGTTGAAAATGTTCTTTTTCTTCGGCGAATACACGAAGCAATGGCATTTGGCGCTGGCCGGCCTGACGCTTGCCATCATTCCAGTTATTGTTTTTTATTTCTTTGCACAACGCTCGATCATCAAAGGTGTTTCGGACGGCGCTGTAAAATAA
- a CDS encoding biotin transporter BioY — protein MTTSVTRSSNHSRTLTLVHVSMFAALMAIGANISSFLIVGGVPITLQTFFAILAGILLGKRLGAASMIVYAAIGLAGVPVFAKFSGGMDTLISPTFGFILSYIFTAFAAGWIAEKIPSKKGFILAALAATAINYVFGTNWMYAAYKLWFAAPEGFSYGMAWAWMAVPLPKDVLLAVFAGLFGFRMQPIIKKYLP, from the coding sequence ATGACAACTTCAGTAACCAGATCCAGCAATCATTCACGCACTTTAACGCTTGTCCACGTCTCCATGTTTGCCGCATTGATGGCGATCGGGGCGAATATTTCCTCATTCCTGATCGTCGGCGGCGTGCCGATCACCTTGCAGACTTTCTTCGCGATACTCGCCGGCATCCTGCTCGGCAAACGTCTTGGCGCTGCTTCAATGATCGTCTATGCCGCAATCGGTCTTGCCGGCGTACCGGTTTTCGCTAAGTTTTCAGGCGGCATGGATACCTTGATCTCGCCGACATTCGGCTTTATCCTATCCTATATCTTCACCGCTTTTGCAGCCGGCTGGATTGCTGAAAAAATACCTTCCAAAAAAGGATTCATTTTAGCAGCCCTTGCAGCCACTGCGATTAATTATGTGTTTGGCACCAACTGGATGTATGCCGCTTATAAATTATGGTTTGCCGCACCAGAAGGCTTTTCTTACGGCATGGCTTGGGCCTGGATGGCAGTGCCTCTTCCAAAAGACGTGCTGCTCGCTGTCTTTGCCGGTTTGTTCGGTTTCCGAATGCAGCCAATCATCAAAAAATACTTACCTTAA
- a CDS encoding ABC transporter substrate-binding protein — protein MKDLKFSKGLMASVLLSAGALAACSSGDDGSTAEGGGEQVTVDIFQFKVEFKDQFEDVVAQYEEENPDVNIEITTVGGGEDYGAALRSRFASGNEPAIFNIGGPQDVADWKDNLTDLSDTGAADAALEGTLDGVTVESEVLGLPYNQEGYGFIYNTRLFEEAGIDAASITDYASLEEAVKTLDSKKDELGLESVFALPGKETWVTGLHLSNTFIAPEFDSNVLTAYDAEAIDFEYGEGFKKILDLQNEYSKQPTVSLDYSQQVEELFSLERVAIIQQGNWAYGSIAGIDQELADSGVGMMPIPVEGLEESGLPVGVPMYWGVNSNQDEEVVTASKDFLDWLYTSDAGKTAVLEDFKFIPAYEGYDTSKITDPMSKTIYDASEAGDTIGWVFMGYPTGWGQDELGANIQKYLSDEASWDEVVDSAKAAWEADRGE, from the coding sequence GTGAAGGATTTAAAGTTCAGCAAAGGGTTAATGGCATCTGTTTTATTGTCAGCGGGGGCACTTGCAGCGTGTAGTTCAGGGGATGACGGATCAACGGCAGAAGGCGGCGGTGAGCAAGTAACAGTCGATATCTTCCAATTTAAAGTGGAGTTTAAAGATCAGTTCGAAGATGTCGTCGCTCAATACGAGGAAGAAAATCCTGATGTTAATATCGAGATCACGACAGTCGGCGGCGGCGAAGATTACGGCGCTGCGCTTCGTTCCCGTTTTGCTTCAGGCAATGAACCAGCCATCTTCAACATTGGCGGTCCTCAAGATGTAGCAGATTGGAAAGACAATTTGACAGACCTGTCTGATACAGGAGCAGCAGATGCAGCTCTCGAAGGAACGCTTGATGGGGTAACAGTTGAGTCGGAAGTGCTCGGATTGCCATATAACCAGGAGGGCTACGGATTCATCTATAACACCCGCCTGTTCGAGGAAGCGGGAATCGATGCCGCTTCCATCACAGATTACGCAAGTTTAGAAGAAGCGGTGAAAACGCTCGATTCGAAAAAAGACGAACTCGGGCTTGAATCGGTCTTCGCATTGCCAGGTAAAGAAACGTGGGTCACAGGGCTTCACTTGTCAAACACCTTCATTGCGCCTGAATTTGATAGCAATGTATTGACGGCTTATGATGCGGAAGCAATCGATTTTGAATATGGCGAAGGGTTCAAGAAAATCCTTGATCTGCAAAATGAGTATTCCAAACAGCCAACAGTCAGCCTCGACTATTCACAACAAGTGGAAGAGTTGTTCTCACTTGAGCGCGTGGCGATCATCCAGCAAGGAAACTGGGCTTATGGCTCGATTGCCGGCATCGATCAGGAATTGGCAGACTCCGGCGTTGGCATGATGCCGATTCCAGTAGAAGGTTTGGAAGAAAGCGGATTGCCAGTCGGCGTACCGATGTATTGGGGCGTCAACTCGAACCAAGATGAAGAAGTGGTGACAGCATCAAAAGATTTCCTTGATTGGCTCTATACTTCCGATGCTGGGAAAACAGCCGTTTTGGAAGATTTCAAATTCATTCCTGCATACGAAGGATATGACACATCTAAAATTACCGATCCGATGTCCAAAACAATTTACGATGCTTCAGAAGCAGGCGACACAATCGGTTGGGTCTTCATGGGCTATCCGACTGGATGGGGCCAAGATGAACTGGGTGCCAACATCCAGAAATACTTGAGCGATGAAGCGAGCTGGGACGAAGTGGTCGATTCAGCAAAAGCCGCATGGGAAGCAGACCGCGGCGAGTAA
- a CDS encoding glucose-6-phosphate isomerase — protein sequence MLMINLTYSEAIESAVDLKMKTRLQQIQEDLYAKKGAGSDFLGWLDWPSSLPEDFLVKIEDTAKAIREKADVMVVIGIGGSYLGAKAVLSALSPYFPKDEQLEVLFAGHQVSGEYLKQLLAHLEGKEVVVNVISKSGKTTEPAIAFRFLRDYMEQRYGDGAAERIIVTTDAEQGALRQLAETKGYERFIVPNDVGGRYSVFTAVGLLPIAAAGHSIRKLLDGAKEAETLYREAGPDSNPAMQYAAIRHHLYVQGYTTEVNAIFEPKLSFVQEWWKQLFGESEGKEGKGIFPASVVFTTDLHSLGQFIQDGQRNLFETFLLVKEAQQDLEIFETPEDGDELNYIAGLSLQEFNHIAHKGTSNAHLSGGVPQMSLTVDRIDESEIGHLLYFYMLSCAYSAYLLGINPFDQPGVEEYKNNIFKLLKKPGF from the coding sequence ATGCTTATGATTAATTTAACATATTCTGAAGCCATCGAGTCCGCAGTGGATCTCAAAATGAAAACACGTTTGCAGCAAATCCAGGAGGATCTGTATGCGAAAAAAGGAGCCGGCTCTGATTTTCTCGGTTGGCTGGACTGGCCGTCTTCCTTGCCGGAAGATTTTCTGGTAAAAATCGAAGATACCGCTAAAGCCATCCGTGAAAAAGCGGACGTCATGGTTGTCATCGGTATCGGTGGTTCTTACCTGGGGGCAAAAGCTGTCCTTTCTGCGCTGTCACCTTATTTCCCGAAAGACGAACAATTGGAAGTCTTGTTTGCGGGACATCAAGTGAGCGGTGAATACTTAAAGCAATTGCTTGCCCATTTAGAGGGCAAAGAGGTCGTCGTCAATGTCATCTCGAAATCGGGCAAAACGACAGAACCAGCCATCGCGTTCCGTTTCCTGCGCGATTATATGGAACAGCGCTATGGCGACGGAGCCGCTGAACGCATTATCGTGACAACCGATGCAGAACAAGGAGCACTTCGTCAATTGGCCGAAACAAAAGGCTATGAACGCTTTATCGTGCCGAATGATGTCGGCGGACGCTATTCCGTCTTCACAGCAGTCGGGCTATTGCCGATTGCCGCTGCTGGCCATTCGATCCGTAAGCTTTTAGACGGCGCCAAAGAAGCGGAAACGCTTTACCGGGAGGCGGGCCCTGATAGCAACCCTGCAATGCAATACGCGGCGATCCGCCATCACCTGTATGTGCAAGGCTATACGACAGAAGTCAATGCCATTTTCGAACCGAAGCTGTCATTCGTCCAAGAATGGTGGAAGCAATTATTCGGCGAAAGCGAAGGGAAAGAAGGAAAAGGCATCTTCCCGGCATCTGTTGTCTTTACGACTGACTTGCACTCGCTCGGCCAGTTTATCCAGGACGGACAGCGCAATCTGTTCGAAACCTTCTTGCTCGTGAAAGAAGCACAGCAAGACTTGGAGATTTTCGAGACGCCTGAAGACGGCGACGAATTGAATTATATTGCTGGCTTGTCCTTGCAGGAATTCAACCATATCGCCCATAAAGGCACATCAAACGCCCATTTATCAGGCGGCGTGCCGCAAATGAGCTTAACGGTAGACCGCATCGACGAATCTGAGATCGGCCATTTGTTATACTTCTACATGTTGAGCTGCGCTTACAGTGCATATCTTTTGGGCATCAACCCATTCGACCAGCCAGGTGTTGAAGAATACAAGAACAATATCTTCAAACTGTTGAAAAAACCAGGTTTCTAA